Sequence from the Fibrobacter sp. UWR2 genome:
GGAGGAAATATGCGTTCCCTTTGGCTTGGAATTCTTGCTTGTGCGGCGATGCTTGTCGCTTGCGGTGACGACGGTAGTGATTTCTCGACCCGTCCTTCGGACGGTTCGTCCTCTTCCCGCGCCAAATCCAGCAGTTCTGCGAAGTCTTCGGATTCTGTCGTCGGTTGTAAGACAGAAAAGGAAGACAATTGCGAATATAGCGAGTTGGCGGACGACCGCGATGGCCAGATTTACAAGACCGTTAAAATCGGCGACCAGTGGTGGATGGCGGAGAACCTCAACTATGAAACGGACTCTAGCTTCTGCTACAAGGATTCTGCCGAGTTTTGCGAAAAGTATGGCCGACTATACACTTGGGATGCTGTGGTTGATGTTTGCCCCGACGGCTGGCATTTGCCTAGCAAGGCCGAATGGGAAACGTTGATC
This genomic interval carries:
- a CDS encoding fibrobacter succinogenes major paralogous domain-containing protein, whose amino-acid sequence is MRSLWLGILACAAMLVACGDDGSDFSTRPSDGSSSSRAKSSSSAKSSDSVVGCKTEKEDNCEYSELADDRDGQIYKTVKIGDQWWMAENLNYETDSSFCYKDSAEFCEKYGRLYTWDAVVDVCPDGWHLPSKAEWETLITAVGGQATAGKMLKSTSGGKGTDAFGFSALPAGYRVKGGGYLYAGAHTFFRSSTVSSTEINNGPYSAFLDFNADYAAGMSSDDYNSYGFSVRCLKD